In Pedobacter sp. SL55, the following proteins share a genomic window:
- the nagA gene encoding N-acetylglucosamine-6-phosphate deacetylase yields the protein MQLLQNQNPYLPTGLKFQQDILFENGLIKEIKSNSANVKPQSGYILPGFIDLQIYGAAGKLFSAEPSLDSIRIIEDQLLQQGTTGFLICLATNTPEVFNQCIAVIKEYRKGARNCLGLHLEGPFINPEKRGAHVKEYIRKASLDEIKSLLDFGDGTIKMMTLAPELQDDDVIQYLLDNEVVVSLGHSSATFQQATKAYNQGIQTTTHLFNAMSPLQHRAPGIPTAVFNHPKAMASIIADGLHVDFEVVNLAAKVMKDRLFLITDAVTECSSGPYQHVAIDGKFVMPDGTLSGSAMTMLQSVKNCVEHCDISLSDAINMATYYPAKLIKKEKELGQLSVGTQANFVVLNEKMQIEQVFYKGEEIKLS from the coding sequence ATGCAATTGTTACAAAATCAAAACCCATATCTCCCAACGGGATTAAAATTTCAACAAGATATTTTGTTCGAAAATGGGTTGATTAAAGAAATTAAATCAAATTCAGCAAATGTAAAACCACAAAGCGGCTATATTCTTCCTGGATTTATTGACCTACAGATTTACGGCGCCGCAGGGAAGCTGTTTTCTGCCGAGCCAAGTTTAGATAGCATTCGGATAATTGAAGATCAGTTGTTACAACAAGGCACAACTGGTTTTTTGATTTGTTTGGCCACCAATACGCCAGAAGTTTTTAATCAATGCATTGCTGTAATTAAGGAGTATAGAAAGGGCGCCAGAAATTGCTTGGGGCTGCATTTGGAAGGGCCTTTTATCAACCCCGAAAAAAGAGGAGCACACGTTAAGGAATATATCCGTAAAGCGAGCTTAGATGAAATTAAATCATTGTTAGATTTTGGCGATGGTACCATCAAGATGATGACCTTGGCGCCTGAACTACAAGATGATGATGTAATTCAGTATCTGTTAGATAATGAGGTGGTGGTATCATTAGGGCATAGTAGTGCTACGTTTCAGCAAGCTACAAAAGCTTACAACCAAGGCATCCAAACCACCACGCATTTGTTCAATGCCATGTCGCCTTTGCAACATCGTGCTCCAGGCATTCCAACGGCGGTTTTTAACCATCCAAAGGCTATGGCAAGTATCATTGCTGACGGGTTGCACGTAGATTTTGAAGTGGTAAACTTGGCCGCAAAAGTAATGAAAGACCGACTTTTTCTCATTACAGATGCCGTAACCGAATGCAGCTCGGGGCCATACCAACACGTTGCTATAGATGGCAAGTTTGTAATGCCAGATGGAACCTTATCAGGCTCGGCAATGACCATGCTGCAATCGGTAAAAAACTGCGTGGAGCATTGTGATATTTCCTTGTCAGATGCAATTAACATGGCTACCTATTATCCAGCAAAGCTGATTAAAAAAGAAAAAGAACTAGGCCAGCTAAGTGTTGGCACGCAAGCAAATTTTGTAGTGCTAAATGAAAAAATGCAAATAGAACAGGTATTTTACAAAGGCGAAGAAATTAAACTTAGTTAA
- the pepT gene encoding peptidase T, with protein sequence MQEIKLNGVSVSERFMKYVKIDTQSDASSTTTPSTSKQKNLGKILVDELLAIGISDAHLDENGYVYATINATTDKKVPVICFCSHMDTSPDSSGENVKPIVHKNYQGQDLVLPDDNNIVLKLSEHRDLKNQIGSDIITASGTTLLGADNKAGVAEIMEAATYLMQNPQIKHGTIKILFTPDEEIGRGVDKVDLKKLGADFAYTIDGETLGSIEDETFSADGAKLVINGVSAHPGFAKGKMESAIKILADVISALPKDRLSAESTSQKEGFIHPVGMSGTSEQAEASFILRDFDNDLLKAHGETLENIVKEVMKAYPKSTYTLTIKEQYRNMKEVLDKYPQIMANGIEALKRTGLNPITRSIRGGTDGSRLSFMGLPCPNIFTGGHAFHGKQEWVAVQDMVKAVETIVHLTQVWEERS encoded by the coding sequence ATGCAAGAAATTAAATTAAACGGTGTTTCTGTATCCGAAAGGTTCATGAAATATGTAAAAATAGATACACAATCTGACGCATCTTCTACCACTACTCCTTCTACATCTAAACAAAAAAATTTAGGAAAAATTTTAGTGGATGAACTTTTAGCAATTGGCATAAGCGATGCTCATTTAGACGAAAATGGCTACGTATATGCAACAATTAATGCAACTACTGACAAAAAAGTGCCTGTAATTTGCTTTTGTTCGCACATGGATACCTCGCCCGACAGCAGTGGAGAAAATGTAAAACCGATTGTTCATAAGAATTACCAAGGGCAAGATTTGGTTTTGCCAGACGATAACAACATTGTGTTAAAACTTTCGGAACACAGGGATTTAAAAAACCAGATAGGCAGTGATATTATCACTGCAAGTGGTACAACTTTATTGGGTGCCGACAATAAAGCAGGTGTTGCCGAAATTATGGAGGCAGCTACTTACCTCATGCAAAACCCGCAAATTAAACATGGTACCATCAAAATTTTATTTACCCCCGACGAAGAGATTGGCCGTGGTGTAGATAAAGTAGACTTGAAAAAGTTAGGAGCCGATTTTGCCTACACCATAGACGGCGAAACTTTGGGCTCTATAGAAGACGAAACTTTCTCGGCAGATGGTGCTAAACTGGTAATTAATGGCGTAAGTGCACACCCAGGTTTTGCTAAAGGCAAAATGGAAAGCGCTATTAAAATTTTGGCAGATGTGATTAGTGCTTTACCGAAAGACAGGTTAAGTGCAGAAAGCACTTCGCAAAAGGAAGGTTTTATTCACCCCGTGGGGATGAGTGGTACCTCCGAACAAGCAGAAGCTAGTTTTATTCTTCGTGATTTTGATAATGATTTACTGAAAGCTCACGGCGAAACTTTAGAAAACATCGTGAAGGAAGTGATGAAAGCCTATCCAAAATCTACCTATACTTTAACGATTAAGGAGCAATACCGTAATATGAAAGAGGTATTAGACAAATACCCTCAAATTATGGCAAACGGTATCGAGGCTTTAAAAAGAACGGGTCTTAACCCCATTACTCGGAGCATTAGAGGCGGTACAGATGGTTCTCGTTTATCATTCATGGGCTTACCTTGTCCAAACATTTTTACCGGCGGACATGCTTTTCATGGTAAGCAAGAATGGGTTGCGGTGCAAGATATGGTAAAAGCGGTAGAGACCATTGTGCATTTAACGCAAGTTTGGGAAGAAAGAAGTTAA
- the pyrH gene encoding UMP kinase, with protein MKYKRILLKLSGESLMGEKQYGIDNERVKQYAEDIKAVHDQGLEIAIVIGGGNIFRGLSAEKSGMDRAQADYMGMLATVINSMALQDALEKVGLKTRLLSAIKMEQICEPFVRRRAVRHLEKGRVVIFGAGTGNPYFTTDSAAALRAIEINADVVLKGTRVDGIYTADPEKDPTATKYNHISFKEVYDKGLNVMDMTAFTLCEENQLPIIVFDMNKNGNFMKIAKGEEIGTLVQG; from the coding sequence ATGAAGTACAAACGTATCCTCCTCAAGTTGAGCGGCGAATCGCTAATGGGCGAAAAGCAATATGGTATTGATAATGAAAGAGTTAAACAGTATGCCGAAGACATCAAAGCCGTTCATGACCAAGGTCTAGAAATTGCAATTGTAATAGGCGGAGGAAACATTTTTAGAGGTTTAAGTGCCGAAAAATCTGGAATGGACAGGGCACAGGCCGATTATATGGGCATGTTGGCCACCGTGATTAACAGCATGGCTTTACAAGATGCGCTAGAAAAAGTTGGTTTAAAAACCCGATTGCTTTCGGCCATTAAGATGGAGCAAATTTGCGAGCCTTTTGTAAGAAGAAGAGCGGTACGCCACTTAGAAAAAGGACGTGTGGTAATTTTTGGTGCAGGCACTGGAAATCCATATTTTACTACCGACTCTGCTGCGGCATTAAGGGCAATAGAAATTAATGCTGATGTAGTTTTAAAAGGCACACGTGTAGATGGCATTTACACTGCCGATCCGGAGAAAGACCCTACGGCAACCAAGTACAACCACATCTCGTTCAAAGAGGTTTACGATAAAGGTTTAAACGTAATGGACATGACTGCCTTTACACTTTGCGAAGAAAACCAACTTCCTATCATCGTGTTTGATATGAATAAAAATGGTAATTTCATGAAGATTGCCAAAGGCGAAGAGATTGGAACTTTGGTACAGGGATAG
- a CDS encoding class I SAM-dependent methyltransferase, with protein sequence MDIYGNALLDFHQTGKADILWLHNSYDEPEEMPIEVFFRGEDDMPEIELKALGLCKGKVLDVGAGVGSHALLLDQKKIDVTAIDISPIAVQIMQERGVKSPQLQDFYKVKDKYDTLLFMMNGIGLTGTLQGFEDFLERANQMINPKGQLLFDSSDISYLYEDMPMPTNQYFGEISFCYEYKKQKGSWFNWLYIDPATLQRLCKKHGWNCKIVFVDDNDQYLAQLTL encoded by the coding sequence ATGGATATTTACGGAAACGCCCTTTTAGATTTTCATCAAACCGGCAAAGCCGATATATTGTGGCTGCATAATTCCTACGATGAACCCGAAGAAATGCCTATTGAAGTTTTCTTTCGTGGCGAAGATGATATGCCCGAGATAGAATTGAAAGCGCTTGGCCTTTGCAAAGGTAAAGTTTTAGATGTAGGTGCAGGTGTAGGTAGCCACGCACTACTACTTGACCAAAAGAAAATTGACGTAACCGCTATAGATATTTCTCCGATCGCCGTTCAAATCATGCAAGAACGTGGCGTAAAAAGTCCCCAATTACAAGATTTCTATAAAGTAAAAGACAAGTATGATACTTTACTGTTTATGATGAACGGAATTGGTCTTACTGGAACTTTACAAGGTTTCGAAGATTTTTTGGAACGAGCTAACCAGATGATCAATCCAAAAGGGCAATTACTTTTCGATAGTTCTGATATTTCTTATTTATATGAGGATATGCCGATGCCAACTAACCAATATTTCGGCGAGATCAGTTTCTGCTACGAGTACAAAAAACAGAAAGGGAGTTGGTTTAACTGGCTTTATATAGATCCAGCAACACTACAACGTTTATGTAAAAAGCATGGCTGGAACTGTAAGATTGTTTTTGTGGATGATAACGACCAGTATTTGGCGCAGCTAACCTTATAG
- a CDS encoding immunoglobulin domain-containing protein produces MTLIINFESFLKKTVLSAILLVWIFPVLAQEQTMYWIGGAGNWDDLTHWSFQSGTQGPTSPSSIPTSETNVIFDAASGFSGSAAASSPGTLVNLTANVFIKSLNFESNLTASNSPRIMGAFGITVSGNVTLRPTVALAFGSSATNGLTLDQPTSTTATLQLNGSTFGLAVTKQGMGTLNIEGNYINSYFSHFNNGTTNYNGTVFQSGAFLMQNSAVLNMPNLVTLNLTAYLGQSINGTATLNVPLLQTVNTKEFTLNSTTPLSFPSLVTFNAEGVVGNGNPAATLTLNNSAILTAFNWSYIGNLNAGNAEFHITGNEFRTKDGTTVNKVFIDNTNQNSTPAIAGWGSTINELYFTVSGGYFLTNTNVGKLTLAPSANYLLQFNTELAITQQLIDRTPDCTGFYQMYCYQAGYTAKLNNQTGAPINLTNARISSINVLTQTVNVTGVDNGGNSGLINFIQPAAKDIYWVGTAGDNQWNTQLNWASSSGGAGGYCIPSQYDNVFFDANSIVTGTTVNITGVPAYFHNITIANSFPKASFTLGSANNLGINCYGSWYMKSGVTVNDVAYFYSPTLGETITSNNSIFSKNIHFRGAGGWTLQDKLTTGANLYFNSGTLNTNSKEVYIGDNFLPDYYTYPVSPNNRHLIFGSSLIYALYEWSYPSGGTLNAGTSHITMRNANGWFNAGNDYTYYDVTINPAGNAQAIGYDFTGVNVNYHNINIYSRLARFVNPNNTVNRLYAMPTIGRLDLYFSGNLTANVIEVKANAVVRADNGVRLTVNQNFISNTADCMGLMEMHVNNKTVGQSFIFKALNNISIPNVWMTGVNADNTTGVTYNATGVQGPDVTNWIFTPTATKELYWIGIADNNWNNGLNWTTNSNGTPSPGGCVPTRYDNVHFNSFSTGNLPINIIDIPANFNNLIAHADAPNGITIVNDINTMANAYGNTIQLGSNMYINRLNLLGDVNDGQLTTNQIAKFDYLTVNSPNANWVFNGNMRFREKFIQTGGTVTANATLWDGDGIAQAEYELNGVATTLNVNTINAKGIWLRKGDFKAINVVMNLTQDFISNDPSDYRSVDIRNSVITLRDWAHYNLSTATLLATGSTINVLGNFTGKTNDVYGKIVVPIVAHAGTSNFIQGGIVANELNLSQSRTINNNNTFNTLILKPIGLTLNLQTGSTQTITDDLIINGSPCAFNSLRVGGETGVTQTTQATINYGNASGNNKYDFVRIGGIIASNAPLLLYANSTQLGNNQNVSAIPGQTPGLIGLSDSFSCATIDDSVPNSYQLTADFSGGPTSSYTWYKQNSSGIFVNLNVPSNTTTIDVRNFGYDGTYKAEIIYDPTLPVGQQCIREDQITVSYRPKNVVISSAPNAYRYCSTDNRTVGSLPVDATTNDEMTLRGATLRWFATATGGTPLNAGDLVATGNYYAELIVATTGCVSPVRTLAQVVIEQPVVANAGADQQKSGNYPISFTMAANYPASATGEWIVISGDVTITNVGAYNTNILLNSGNKAELQWKITNTCGVSTDNILLSKMQHAFVNPSLRSRGGN; encoded by the coding sequence ATGACACTAATTATAAATTTTGAAAGTTTTCTAAAAAAAACAGTACTATCAGCAATATTGCTAGTATGGATCTTTCCAGTTTTAGCACAAGAGCAAACTATGTACTGGATTGGCGGAGCTGGTAATTGGGACGACCTAACCCATTGGTCTTTTCAATCGGGCACACAAGGCCCAACAAGTCCTTCATCTATACCCACATCTGAAACCAATGTGATTTTTGATGCGGCTTCAGGATTTAGCGGTTCGGCAGCAGCAAGTTCGCCGGGCACGTTGGTAAACTTAACTGCCAATGTTTTCATCAAATCATTAAATTTTGAGAGCAACCTTACGGCAAGCAACTCGCCTCGTATTATGGGGGCATTTGGAATTACTGTAAGCGGTAATGTGACCTTGCGGCCAACAGTTGCACTTGCATTTGGTAGTTCAGCAACCAACGGGCTTACTTTAGACCAACCTACAAGCACAACTGCCACATTACAACTTAATGGCTCAACGTTCGGCCTAGCCGTTACCAAACAAGGGATGGGCACGCTAAATATAGAAGGTAATTATATAAACAGCTATTTTTCTCATTTCAATAACGGCACTACTAATTATAACGGTACCGTTTTTCAAAGTGGCGCTTTTTTAATGCAAAATAGCGCAGTGCTCAACATGCCTAACTTAGTTACATTAAACCTTACCGCATATTTGGGCCAAAGCATTAATGGAACCGCTACATTAAATGTGCCCTTATTGCAAACCGTAAATACCAAAGAGTTTACGTTAAATTCAACAACGCCTTTAAGTTTTCCTAGCTTAGTAACCTTTAATGCCGAGGGAGTTGTAGGTAATGGCAATCCGGCAGCAACATTAACACTCAACAATAGTGCAATACTCACGGCTTTTAATTGGTCGTACATTGGCAATTTAAATGCTGGTAATGCTGAGTTTCACATAACGGGCAACGAGTTTAGAACTAAAGATGGTACCACAGTAAACAAGGTTTTTATTGACAATACCAATCAGAATTCAACTCCAGCGATAGCTGGATGGGGCTCTACAATTAATGAGTTGTATTTCACTGTAAGTGGCGGTTATTTCCTTACTAACACTAATGTAGGCAAATTAACCTTAGCGCCTTCAGCCAATTATTTATTACAATTTAATACAGAGTTAGCTATTACGCAGCAGCTGATTGACCGTACGCCAGACTGTACTGGCTTTTATCAGATGTATTGTTATCAAGCAGGCTACACCGCCAAACTGAATAACCAAACAGGCGCCCCGATTAACTTAACCAATGCTAGGATAAGCTCAATTAATGTACTTACTCAAACCGTAAATGTAACTGGTGTTGATAACGGAGGAAATAGTGGACTAATCAACTTTATTCAACCTGCAGCAAAAGATATCTACTGGGTTGGTACCGCGGGCGACAACCAGTGGAATACGCAATTGAACTGGGCATCGAGCTCGGGAGGTGCGGGAGGTTATTGTATCCCTTCACAATACGACAATGTGTTTTTCGATGCTAACTCGATAGTAACTGGAACTACAGTGAACATTACAGGCGTACCAGCATACTTTCACAATATTACCATTGCCAATAGCTTTCCAAAAGCCAGCTTCACTTTAGGTTCTGCAAACAATCTAGGTATCAACTGCTATGGTTCATGGTATATGAAAAGCGGCGTTACAGTTAACGATGTAGCTTACTTCTACTCGCCAACCTTGGGAGAAACAATCACCTCTAATAATTCCATTTTCAGTAAAAACATTCATTTTAGAGGAGCAGGCGGATGGACACTACAAGACAAATTAACTACTGGCGCCAACTTGTATTTCAATAGCGGAACCTTGAATACCAATAGCAAGGAAGTTTACATCGGAGATAACTTCTTGCCCGACTATTACACCTATCCGGTTTCGCCCAACAATAGACACTTAATTTTTGGAAGCTCGCTTATATATGCATTATATGAGTGGTCTTATCCTTCGGGCGGCACACTCAATGCTGGTACATCTCACATAACTATGAGGAATGCAAACGGATGGTTCAATGCCGGAAACGATTATACTTATTACGATGTAACGATTAATCCGGCTGGTAATGCCCAAGCGATAGGTTATGATTTTACAGGTGTAAACGTAAACTACCACAACATCAATATCTACTCAAGACTTGCACGCTTTGTAAACCCCAACAACACTGTAAATAGGCTATATGCTATGCCAACTATTGGTAGGTTAGACCTCTACTTCTCAGGCAATTTAACCGCTAATGTTATCGAAGTAAAAGCCAACGCAGTAGTTAGAGCCGATAATGGCGTTAGGCTTACGGTTAATCAAAACTTTATTTCAAATACAGCCGATTGCATGGGGCTAATGGAAATGCATGTAAACAATAAAACTGTTGGTCAAAGTTTCATTTTTAAAGCGCTAAACAATATTAGTATTCCGAACGTTTGGATGACTGGCGTAAATGCAGATAATACTACAGGAGTTACATACAATGCCACCGGAGTACAAGGACCAGATGTAACTAATTGGATTTTTACACCAACAGCAACCAAAGAACTTTATTGGATAGGTATAGCTGACAACAACTGGAATAACGGCTTAAACTGGACTACTAATAGCAATGGAACGCCGTCTCCAGGTGGTTGCGTACCCACCCGTTACGATAACGTACATTTCAATAGTTTCTCTACTGGTAATCTACCTATAAACATTATCGACATCCCTGCTAATTTCAACAATTTAATTGCACACGCAGATGCTCCTAACGGAATTACGATCGTCAATGATATCAACACCATGGCCAATGCTTATGGAAACACCATACAATTAGGCAGTAATATGTATATCAATAGGCTAAATCTATTGGGAGATGTAAATGATGGACAATTAACCACCAACCAAATAGCCAAGTTCGACTACCTCACTGTTAACAGTCCGAATGCAAATTGGGTATTTAATGGCAACATGAGATTTCGCGAAAAGTTTATACAAACGGGGGGCACAGTTACCGCCAATGCCACTTTATGGGATGGAGATGGCATTGCACAGGCAGAATACGAATTGAATGGCGTAGCGACTACCTTAAATGTAAACACAATAAATGCAAAAGGAATATGGTTGCGCAAAGGCGACTTTAAGGCAATAAACGTTGTAATGAATTTAACTCAAGACTTTATTTCCAACGACCCTTCTGATTATCGCTCTGTTGATATTCGCAATAGCGTAATTACACTCAGAGATTGGGCACATTATAATTTATCTACCGCAACTTTGCTGGCTACGGGCTCTACCATTAATGTGCTAGGAAATTTTACAGGTAAAACAAATGACGTTTACGGGAAAATCGTAGTTCCTATTGTTGCACATGCAGGTACGTCTAATTTTATACAAGGTGGTATTGTAGCTAATGAACTCAACTTAAGCCAATCCAGAACAATAAACAACAACAACACCTTTAACACTTTAATTTTAAAACCAATCGGCCTTACACTTAACCTGCAAACGGGCTCCACACAAACTATCACCGATGATCTTATTATAAATGGATCGCCTTGCGCCTTTAACTCTTTGCGTGTTGGAGGAGAAACAGGAGTTACGCAAACGACACAGGCAACCATCAATTACGGAAATGCAAGTGGCAATAACAAGTATGATTTTGTGAGGATAGGTGGTATTATTGCATCTAATGCTCCTCTACTTTTATATGCTAACAGCACGCAACTTGGCAACAACCAAAATGTAAGTGCCATTCCTGGGCAAACACCAGGTTTGATTGGATTATCGGATAGTTTTTCTTGCGCCACTATAGATGATAGCGTCCCAAATAGTTACCAATTAACTGCTGACTTTTCTGGTGGACCAACAAGCAGCTACACATGGTATAAGCAAAATAGCTCGGGCATATTTGTGAATTTAAATGTACCATCCAATACGACCACTATTGATGTTAGAAACTTTGGTTACGATGGCACTTACAAAGCCGAGATTATTTACGACCCAACCTTACCCGTTGGCCAGCAGTGCATCCGTGAAGATCAAATTACCGTTTCATACCGACCAAAAAATGTAGTGATTAGCAGTGCTCCAAATGCCTACCGTTACTGCAGTACAGATAACAGAACCGTTGGAAGCTTACCTGTAGATGCAACCACAAATGATGAAATGACTCTACGAGGAGCTACGTTAAGATGGTTTGCCACCGCAACAGGCGGTACACCATTAAATGCTGGAGACTTGGTAGCTACTGGCAATTATTACGCAGAACTGATTGTTGCCACTACTGGTTGTGTGAGCCCAGTAAGAACATTAGCTCAAGTAGTAATCGAACAACCAGTAGTGGCAAATGCAGGTGCTGATCAGCAAAAGTCTGGTAATTATCCAATAAGTTTTACAATGGCGGCAAATTATCCAGCGAGTGCTACTGGAGAATGGATAGTGATATCTGGAGACGTTACTATTACTAACGTTGGTGCGTACAACACCAATATTTTACTCAACTCAGGAAACAAAGCCGAGCTACAATGGAAAATAACAAATACTTGTGGTGTAAGCACCGACAATATTTTATTGAGTAAAATGCAACATGCATTCGTCAATCCTAGTTTAAGATCTAGAGGAGGAAATTAA
- a CDS encoding M14 family metallopeptidase, with amino-acid sequence MSTISFAQLTPYEKSDKVATATYNEAIAYYQLLAKTFPKQAKLLTYGQTDFGKPLHLLVLSSDGIFDPAKIKQADKATLLINNGIHSGEPEGIDASMMLARDLLKNKQLPNNVVICIIPIYNIDGAFNRTATSRANQNGPLAYGFRGNSKNYDLNRDFIKTDSQNSYSFQQIFNAWQPEIFVDTHTSNGADYQYTMTLIPTQKDKLNPTLTGYLTQTMLPYLYAEMKAKGFELIPYVNSVKETPDNGISGFMESPRYSTGYAALHNTIGFMPETHMLKPYDKRVESTYKLLQTYIDVVERDAKIIGENKKKADNAIAKQKTFILDWKLNRDKFDEIEFKGYAAKYKPSEVSGLQRLYYDRNEPYTKTIKQWNSFEPLLTVEKPIAYLIPKAWTKVVQLLKLNNVQINELKEDVKLPLEMYYITGMQTAQKPFEGHYLHSAVKLEAKQQTVNCYAGDYVVYVNQKTNRYIVETLEPQAPDSFFNWNFFDSILGQKEHFSSYIFEDTAADLLKKNPALKQKLEEEKAKNPALAENAFAQLEFVYKNSEYFEPTFMRYPIGRLVKDTKLALK; translated from the coding sequence ATGAGCACTATCAGTTTTGCCCAGCTAACACCTTACGAAAAAAGCGATAAGGTGGCTACAGCTACCTATAATGAGGCTATCGCTTATTATCAACTTTTGGCTAAGACTTTTCCCAAACAAGCAAAACTGTTGACCTACGGACAAACGGATTTTGGCAAACCGCTACATTTATTGGTGCTTAGCAGCGATGGTATTTTTGATCCTGCTAAAATTAAACAAGCCGATAAAGCAACACTTTTGATTAACAATGGCATTCATTCAGGAGAGCCAGAAGGCATTGATGCTTCGATGATGTTGGCAAGGGATCTGCTCAAAAACAAGCAGTTGCCCAATAATGTGGTCATTTGTATTATCCCCATTTATAATATTGATGGTGCTTTTAACCGTACGGCTACTTCTAGAGCGAACCAAAATGGGCCATTGGCTTATGGCTTTAGGGGAAACAGTAAAAACTACGATTTGAATCGTGATTTTATTAAAACCGACTCACAAAACTCTTATAGTTTTCAGCAGATTTTTAACGCTTGGCAGCCCGAAATTTTTGTAGATACCCATACCAGTAATGGAGCAGATTATCAGTACACGATGACTTTGATACCTACGCAAAAAGATAAGCTGAACCCAACTTTGACAGGCTACCTTACCCAAACCATGTTGCCCTACCTATATGCTGAAATGAAGGCCAAAGGGTTTGAATTAATCCCATACGTAAATTCAGTAAAAGAAACTCCTGACAACGGTATTAGCGGTTTTATGGAAAGTCCAAGGTATAGCACTGGTTATGCGGCGCTGCACAACACCATCGGCTTTATGCCCGAAACGCACATGTTGAAACCTTATGATAAACGTGTAGAATCTACCTATAAATTGCTGCAAACCTATATAGATGTTGTAGAAAGAGACGCAAAAATAATAGGTGAGAATAAGAAAAAAGCAGATAATGCTATTGCAAAGCAAAAGACTTTTATCTTAGATTGGAAACTGAACAGAGATAAATTTGACGAAATTGAATTTAAAGGTTATGCCGCAAAGTACAAGCCCAGCGAAGTAAGTGGTTTACAAAGGCTGTATTACGACCGCAACGAGCCTTATACCAAAACCATTAAACAATGGAATAGTTTTGAGCCTCTTTTAACGGTTGAAAAGCCCATTGCCTACCTTATTCCGAAAGCCTGGACAAAAGTTGTACAACTTCTAAAACTCAATAATGTACAAATAAACGAGCTAAAAGAAGATGTAAAGCTGCCGCTCGAAATGTACTACATTACGGGTATGCAAACTGCCCAAAAGCCTTTTGAAGGACATTATTTACATTCTGCCGTTAAATTAGAAGCTAAGCAGCAAACCGTCAATTGCTATGCGGGCGATTATGTGGTTTACGTTAATCAAAAAACAAACAGGTACATTGTAGAAACCTTAGAGCCGCAAGCGCCTGATTCGTTCTTCAATTGGAATTTCTTCGATTCTATTCTAGGGCAAAAGGAGCATTTTTCTTCGTACATTTTTGAAGACACCGCGGCAGATTTGCTAAAGAAAAATCCAGCCTTAAAGCAAAAGCTAGAAGAAGAAAAGGCAAAAAATCCGGCCTTAGCCGAAAATGCCTTTGCCCAATTGGAGTTTGTTTATAAAAATTCTGAATATTTTGAACCAACTTTTATGCGCTATCCCATTGGAAGGTTGGTAAAAGATACCAAGCTTGCTCTAAAATAA